A genome region from Pseudanabaena sp. Chao 1811 includes the following:
- a CDS encoding lipoxygenase family protein: MIFSILSGVARILNFLSDKLANLANLISKPSKSSNYPLLPQNDPEISQRQALLIKSRQLYQYNYTYIDSLPMVEKVPTSERFSLSWGLLVGKVVVKVLLNDRANPAAFIDKEKSKAKQLEFSKKLLEASMAKSDTALVELLSNLPTILEDDPIDVEGSNIQEYNELFWIIPLPTISQSLFSNTEFARLRVAGFNPLMIQRVTSLDARFPVTEAQFQSVLADDSLAAAGAEGRLYLADYAELEALTGGTFPKGKQKYINAPLALFAVPKGKKSLTPIAIQLGQDPNTHPIFVSQHGDEPNWLIAKTVVQIADANYHQLISHLGRTHLFIEPFAIATNRQLANNHPLYILLKPHFQGTLAINDAAQSGLVSAGGTVDSLLAGTIETARALSVHGVKTYNFDEAMLPVALKKRGVDDPKLLPEYPYRDDALLVWEAIATWVKNYLFVYYGSDNDVARDSELQAWVKEIIANDGGRVTSFGQNGQIRTLSYLVDAVTLLIFTSSAQHAAVNFPQGDLMDYAPAIPLAGYTPAPTSTTGATIDNFWSMIPAIDQAKSQLTMTYILGSVYYTTLGDYGNAYFTDDRIEKPLRDFQDNLKAIESTIKSRNEQRNVDYSYLRPSRIPQSINI, translated from the coding sequence TTTCCTCTCGGATAAGCTAGCCAATTTAGCTAATTTAATATCTAAGCCATCGAAGTCGAGCAACTATCCACTACTGCCCCAAAATGATCCCGAAATTTCTCAGCGTCAGGCGTTGCTAATTAAGTCTCGGCAACTGTATCAATACAACTACACCTATATTGATTCGCTACCAATGGTGGAAAAAGTGCCAACCAGCGAGAGATTTTCTCTATCTTGGGGATTGTTGGTTGGGAAGGTAGTGGTCAAGGTATTGCTCAATGATCGCGCTAATCCCGCCGCATTTATTGATAAAGAAAAATCGAAAGCCAAGCAACTGGAATTCTCAAAGAAGTTGCTTGAGGCGAGTATGGCGAAGTCGGATACCGCTTTGGTGGAATTACTGTCCAACTTACCTACAATTCTTGAAGATGATCCTATTGATGTAGAAGGATCGAATATTCAAGAATACAACGAGCTTTTTTGGATTATTCCCCTTCCGACAATTAGTCAAAGCTTGTTTAGTAATACTGAATTTGCAAGATTGCGGGTTGCGGGTTTTAATCCTTTGATGATTCAACGGGTAACTTCTCTGGATGCAAGATTCCCTGTAACTGAAGCCCAGTTCCAATCAGTTTTGGCGGATGATTCTCTCGCTGCCGCAGGTGCGGAAGGACGCTTATATTTAGCGGATTATGCCGAATTAGAAGCGCTGACTGGAGGGACATTTCCGAAGGGTAAGCAGAAATATATTAATGCCCCTTTAGCTCTCTTTGCGGTTCCTAAAGGCAAAAAGAGTCTGACTCCGATCGCGATTCAGTTAGGGCAAGACCCCAATACACATCCGATTTTTGTTAGTCAACATGGGGATGAGCCGAATTGGTTGATTGCGAAAACTGTTGTCCAGATTGCTGATGCTAATTACCATCAACTGATTAGCCATTTAGGACGTACCCATTTATTCATTGAACCCTTTGCGATCGCCACAAATCGTCAGTTGGCTAACAATCACCCTTTGTATATTTTGCTGAAGCCCCATTTCCAAGGTACTTTGGCGATTAATGATGCTGCCCAGTCAGGACTGGTGAGTGCAGGTGGAACTGTTGATAGCTTATTAGCAGGCACTATTGAGACCGCTCGCGCCCTATCGGTACATGGAGTCAAAACCTATAATTTTGATGAGGCAATGCTACCTGTTGCGCTCAAAAAACGTGGCGTTGACGATCCAAAGTTACTGCCTGAATATCCCTATCGCGATGATGCATTATTGGTGTGGGAAGCGATCGCTACTTGGGTAAAGAACTATCTCTTCGTTTACTATGGCAGTGATAATGATGTTGCTAGGGATTCAGAACTACAAGCATGGGTCAAGGAAATAATTGCTAACGATGGCGGTCGGGTAACGAGTTTTGGGCAAAATGGACAGATTCGCACCCTATCCTATTTGGTTGATGCTGTGACCCTGCTCATCTTTACCAGTAGCGCCCAGCACGCAGCAGTGAACTTTCCCCAAGGTGACTTGATGGACTATGCCCCTGCGATTCCTTTAGCTGGCTATACTCCTGCGCCCACTAGTACTACTGGGGCAACCATAGATAATTTCTGGTCGATGATTCCTGCCATTGATCAGGCAAAAAGTCAGTTAACGATGACCTATATTCTCGGCTCGGTCTATTACACGACTTTGGGAGATTATGGCAATGCGTATTTCACTGATGATCGCATTGAGAAGCCTCTGCGCGATTTCCAAGACAATTTGAAGGCGATCGAGTCTACGATTAAGTCTCGTAATGAACAACGAAATGTGGACTATAGTTATCTCAGACCATCGCGCATTCCTCAAAGTATTAATATCTAA
- a CDS encoding TPM domain-containing protein, with protein MILPIAPLWAIPISDIPNPRKLNATWVSDAANILSAETESHLNQRISQLESRNGSELAVVTVPDTIPLPSPKAYATELFNTWGIGKRGIDNGVLLLISVKERRIEIETGRGITSQISNEQVAQIIETKIKPEFKLQKFDQGTINGVEEIANRLEQVRLPNFDFAPIYNGIGILGIAIALGGIAWMVLKINSWCQLLPSAYNFQSPLVFQIKIQKLKQFANAPMRLIAFGVGAIAISASALLWQDSATGWVLQLDRHFLALLTINAAIALISIPMWFGITYYWLAKLTKTLSTNLPHPIWKLFGTTIFKNLWLLLSIQCSLLFVVAILISPSITSWIPSHLLFIAISLICAMSYQFFLIYVVNNVSVDDKIALDQYFCVTCRTTTQRLDEALFDTYLSKPEQLAVQLGNATYSLYSCDRCHPATTRDRQHIYCHPNILKEESVCAKCHYPTVIAADLKQSRKPKKFPKQGSKNAISIMQCQNCFHEQPVYPYVPQTVSSSYYSGSSTDYSSSSSSYDSYDYGSSSSSSSDFGGGSSDGGGSGSDW; from the coding sequence ATGATATTACCTATAGCCCCATTATGGGCAATTCCCATTAGTGATATTCCTAACCCACGCAAGTTAAATGCTACTTGGGTGAGTGATGCGGCAAATATTCTCAGTGCGGAAACCGAATCTCACCTCAATCAGAGGATTTCGCAACTAGAGTCGCGCAATGGTTCCGAGCTAGCAGTAGTAACGGTTCCTGACACCATTCCCCTACCGAGTCCTAAAGCCTATGCCACAGAACTATTTAATACTTGGGGGATTGGAAAACGCGGTATTGATAATGGTGTGTTATTGCTGATTTCTGTAAAGGAACGTCGGATTGAGATAGAAACTGGTCGAGGAATTACTTCGCAGATTAGTAATGAGCAAGTTGCTCAGATCATTGAGACTAAGATTAAGCCTGAGTTTAAGCTTCAGAAATTTGATCAAGGCACAATCAATGGTGTGGAAGAAATTGCTAATCGTCTAGAGCAAGTTCGTCTTCCTAATTTTGATTTTGCGCCGATTTATAACGGTATTGGGATTTTGGGTATAGCGATCGCTTTAGGTGGCATTGCTTGGATGGTCTTGAAGATTAATTCATGGTGTCAATTGTTACCCAGTGCATATAATTTCCAAAGCCCTCTGGTGTTCCAAATTAAAATTCAGAAACTCAAGCAGTTTGCCAATGCGCCAATGAGGTTGATTGCCTTTGGTGTAGGTGCGATCGCTATTAGTGCGAGTGCGTTGCTATGGCAAGATTCGGCAACAGGTTGGGTATTACAACTAGATCGACATTTTTTAGCTCTGCTCACGATCAATGCGGCGATCGCTTTAATCAGTATTCCGATGTGGTTTGGCATCACCTACTATTGGCTTGCTAAATTGACAAAAACCTTGTCTACAAATCTTCCTCATCCAATATGGAAGCTTTTTGGTACGACAATATTCAAAAATTTATGGCTACTTTTATCTATCCAATGTTCGCTTCTATTTGTAGTAGCTATATTGATTTCACCGAGCATTACCTCATGGATTCCGAGTCATCTTTTGTTCATTGCAATTAGTTTGATCTGTGCGATGAGCTATCAGTTCTTTCTAATTTATGTGGTGAATAATGTCTCTGTGGATGACAAAATTGCTCTTGATCAATATTTTTGTGTCACCTGTCGCACAACTACTCAGCGTTTAGACGAAGCTTTGTTTGATACATATCTCTCTAAACCTGAACAACTTGCAGTGCAGTTAGGCAATGCAACTTATTCCCTCTATTCTTGCGATCGCTGTCATCCTGCAACTACTCGCGATCGTCAACATATTTATTGCCATCCTAATATTCTGAAGGAAGAATCTGTATGTGCTAAATGTCACTATCCGACGGTAATTGCTGCTGATCTTAAACAATCGCGAAAGCCCAAAAAATTTCCTAAGCAGGGTTCTAAAAATGCTATTAGCATCATGCAATGTCAAAACTGTTTTCATGAGCAGCCAGTTTATCCCTATGTTCCTCAAACTGTGAGTTCTAGTTATTACAGTGGTAGCAGCACAGACTATAGCTCTAGTTCTTCCAGTTATGATTCCTATGATTATGGAAGTAGCTCTTCTTCTAGTAGCGATTTTGGTGGAGGTAGCAGTGATGGTGGTGGTTCTGGAAGCGATTGGTAA
- a CDS encoding CPXCG motif-containing cysteine-rich protein, whose translation MQDTAEYTCAFCGEPNMTFVDFSAGMQQSYVEDCQVCCQPNVLYIQIDEDTLDIEISSEPES comes from the coding sequence ATGCAAGATACTGCCGAATATACCTGTGCTTTTTGTGGAGAACCTAATATGACGTTCGTTGACTTCAGTGCGGGAATGCAACAGTCCTATGTGGAAGATTGTCAGGTATGTTGTCAACCAAATGTGCTGTATATCCAGATTGATGAAGATACTCTAGATATTGAAATTAGCAGTGAACCAGAAAGTTAG
- a CDS encoding IS630 family transposase, translated as MVAWYVVSVLGLTGKVRFFCQDETRIGLKTISGRKITTRGVKPKAKVQWQFQATWLYGIVEPATGESFFYEFSHLNTDCFQIFLDLVSEKFADSIIIMQVDQAGCHRAKRLRLPHNIILIFQPAHSPELNPIERVWLHLKQGLRFSLPQNMDELRLLVKNRLSEMSKSVIASLVGRDSILDALSVASLL; from the coding sequence ATGGTGGCTTGGTATGTCGTATCAGTGTTGGGATTAACGGGAAAAGTCCGTTTCTTTTGTCAAGACGAAACAAGGATTGGTTTGAAAACCATCAGTGGTCGAAAAATAACGACTCGTGGGGTCAAACCCAAGGCAAAAGTCCAGTGGCAGTTTCAGGCTACATGGTTATACGGTATCGTCGAACCTGCGACGGGAGAAAGCTTTTTCTATGAATTTAGTCATCTCAACACTGACTGTTTTCAAATATTTCTTGACCTTGTATCAGAGAAATTTGCAGACAGCATCATTATCATGCAAGTTGATCAGGCTGGTTGTCATCGGGCTAAGCGTTTACGATTACCTCACAATATCATTTTGATATTTCAGCCTGCTCATTCTCCAGAATTAAACCCAATTGAGCGGGTTTGGCTACATTTGAAGCAAGGGTTGAGATTTTCTTTACCCCAAAATATGGATGAGTTGCGGCTTTTAGTCAAGAATCGTCTCTCCGAAATGTCTAAATCTGTAATTGCTTCCCTTGTCGGTAGAGATTCCATACTGGATGCTCTATCTGTTGCCTCTCTTTTGTGA
- the sat gene encoding sulfate adenylyltransferase, with amino-acid sequence MARQLKSIAPHGGQLINRIASEAQKEVFYSKADHLPRVQLTERALSDLELIAIGGFSPLTGFLGKADYESVVMNMRLANGLPWSIPITLPVSIEVADTLTVGNLVRLDDPDGIFIGVLELSEKYKYDKLKEALHVYRTNEDRHPGVKVVYNQGEVYLAGDVWLLERRPHPLFPTYQIDPAESRELFIQKGWKTIVGFQTRNPIHRAHEYIQKCALEIVDGLFLHPLVGATKSDDVPADVRMRCYEIMLEHYFPLDRVTLAINPAAMRYAGPREAIFHALIRKNYGCTHFIVGRDHAGVGDYYGTYDAQYIFDEFETGELGIIPLMFEHAFYCKRTGGMATTKTSASLPEERVHLSGTKVREMLRRGECPPPEFSRPEVAAELAKVMHKMAIEEASTGFEI; translated from the coding sequence ATGGCTCGACAACTCAAAAGCATCGCACCGCATGGTGGTCAACTGATCAATCGCATTGCCTCAGAAGCACAAAAAGAAGTCTTTTATAGCAAAGCTGACCACTTGCCCCGTGTGCAACTGACTGAGCGCGCACTCTCCGATCTAGAACTAATTGCGATCGGCGGCTTTAGCCCCCTTACAGGTTTCTTGGGCAAAGCTGACTATGAGTCTGTAGTCATGAATATGCGTCTTGCCAATGGTTTGCCTTGGTCAATTCCGATCACTTTACCAGTAAGCATTGAAGTTGCAGATACTTTGACAGTTGGTAACCTAGTTCGTCTCGACGATCCCGATGGCATTTTTATCGGTGTGCTTGAACTAAGCGAAAAATATAAGTACGATAAGCTCAAGGAAGCACTTCATGTTTACCGCACCAATGAAGATCGCCACCCAGGGGTAAAGGTTGTTTATAACCAAGGTGAAGTGTATCTCGCTGGAGATGTATGGCTACTAGAACGTCGTCCCCATCCACTTTTTCCTACCTACCAAATCGATCCTGCGGAATCCCGTGAACTATTTATTCAAAAAGGTTGGAAGACTATAGTTGGCTTTCAAACCCGCAACCCCATTCACCGCGCCCATGAATACATCCAAAAATGTGCGCTGGAAATTGTTGATGGTTTGTTTCTACATCCTCTAGTGGGTGCAACTAAAAGTGACGACGTACCTGCCGACGTGCGGATGCGTTGCTATGAAATCATGCTGGAACACTATTTCCCCCTAGATCGTGTCACCTTAGCAATTAATCCTGCGGCAATGCGCTATGCAGGTCCCCGTGAAGCGATTTTCCATGCGTTGATTCGTAAAAACTATGGTTGCACTCACTTCATTGTTGGTCGTGATCATGCGGGTGTCGGTGATTATTATGGAACCTATGACGCACAGTATATTTTCGATGAATTTGAAACTGGTGAGCTAGGCATTATTCCTTTGATGTTTGAACATGCTTTCTATTGCAAACGCACTGGTGGCATGGCAACTACTAAAACTAGTGCGAGTTTACCCGAAGAGCGAGTCCATCTCTCTGGTACAAAAGTCCGCGAGATGCTCCGTCGTGGTGAATGTCCTCCTCCTGAGTTCTCCCGTCCTGAAGTGGCAGCAGAACTTGCCAAAGTAATGCACAAAATGGCGATCGAGGAAGCTTCCACAGGATTTGAAATCTAA
- a CDS encoding phosphoketolase family protein gives MVSTPLKLSEPDLSNNSSNGSISSYGIARSTVTGTPLSAEELRKIDAYWRACNYLAIGMIYLRENPLLREPLKSEHVKNRLLGHWGSSPGMSFVYTHLNRLIKKYDLNTIFLAGPGHGAPGILGPVYLEGTYSEVYHDISEDEEGLKRFFKQFSFPGGIGSHCTPETPGSIHEGGELGYSVSHAYGTVFDNPDLISVVMVGDGESETGPLATAWHSNKFINPIRDGAVLPILHLNGYKINNPTVLSRISHEELESLFIGYGYQPYFVEGSDPESMHQAIAATLEHCINEIRSIQQESRSTGIPKRAKFPMIVLRTPKGWTGPAEVDGHKVEGFWRAHQVPLSGMHNNPEHLQLLSDWMFSYKPNELFDESGKLLPELKELAPKGDRRMSANPIANGGLLRRALRMPDFRNYGVNIAKAGTTEAENTKPLGVFLRDVMRQNMDNFRVFGPDENTSNKLQAIYEVSKKFWIAEYLPEDTDGGELATDGRVMEILSEHTLEGWLEGYLLTGRHGFFSTYESFVHVIDSMINQHCKWLEISKDIPWRSPIASLNLLITSTVWRQDHNGFTHQDPGFLDVVVNKSAEVTRIYLPPDVNTLLSVADHCLRSTDYVNVIVSDKQSHLQFLSMDEAIKHCTKGLGIWDWASNDQGTEPDVVMVGCGDVLTQEALAATILLWEHFPELKIRFINVVDLFKLQPDTEHPHGLSDRDFDSLFTTDKPIIFNFHGYPWLIHRLAYRRTNHKNLHVRGYKEKGNINTPLELAINNQVDRFSLAIDVIDRVPKLQNIGAHAKQNLLDQQIECRQYAYEHGIDKPEIVNWRYPH, from the coding sequence ATGGTATCTACTCCTCTCAAATTGTCTGAGCCAGACCTATCGAATAACTCAAGTAATGGGTCGATTAGTAGCTATGGTATTGCTCGTTCCACTGTTACAGGGACTCCTCTTAGTGCTGAAGAACTCCGTAAGATCGATGCCTACTGGCGTGCTTGTAATTATTTAGCGATCGGCATGATCTATCTGCGCGAAAATCCACTTTTGCGTGAACCGTTGAAATCAGAACATGTCAAAAATCGTTTACTAGGACATTGGGGATCAAGTCCTGGTATGAGTTTTGTCTATACCCATCTCAATCGATTGATCAAGAAATATGATCTCAATACGATCTTTCTTGCAGGTCCTGGACATGGCGCTCCCGGAATTTTAGGCCCTGTATATTTAGAGGGAACCTACTCTGAGGTTTATCACGATATTAGCGAAGATGAAGAAGGGCTAAAGCGTTTCTTCAAGCAGTTTTCATTCCCTGGGGGAATTGGTAGCCACTGTACACCTGAAACCCCTGGTTCGATTCATGAAGGAGGCGAACTTGGTTACAGCGTTTCCCATGCCTATGGAACTGTCTTTGATAATCCCGACTTGATCTCTGTGGTGATGGTTGGTGATGGGGAGTCGGAAACTGGCCCCCTAGCTACAGCTTGGCATTCTAACAAGTTTATTAATCCGATTCGTGACGGTGCGGTACTCCCAATTCTGCATTTGAACGGTTACAAGATTAATAACCCTACTGTGTTATCGCGGATTAGCCATGAAGAATTAGAAAGCCTATTTATTGGCTATGGCTATCAGCCCTACTTTGTAGAAGGTTCCGATCCTGAGTCAATGCACCAAGCGATCGCAGCAACCCTAGAGCATTGCATTAACGAAATTAGAAGCATCCAGCAAGAATCGCGGAGTACAGGCATTCCTAAACGCGCCAAATTCCCCATGATCGTATTGCGGACTCCTAAGGGCTGGACGGGACCTGCGGAAGTTGATGGGCATAAGGTTGAGGGATTCTGGAGAGCGCACCAAGTGCCACTATCGGGAATGCATAATAATCCTGAGCATTTACAATTGCTATCGGACTGGATGTTCAGCTATAAACCTAATGAATTGTTTGATGAGTCAGGTAAGTTGCTCCCTGAACTGAAGGAACTTGCACCAAAAGGCGATCGCCGCATGAGTGCCAACCCGATCGCAAATGGTGGGTTACTCCGCCGTGCTTTGAGAATGCCCGATTTCCGCAACTATGGTGTAAATATCGCTAAGGCGGGGACAACTGAGGCAGAAAATACGAAACCCTTGGGTGTATTCCTGCGCGATGTGATGCGTCAAAACATGGATAATTTCCGTGTATTTGGACCCGATGAAAATACATCGAATAAACTGCAAGCCATTTACGAAGTCAGTAAGAAGTTCTGGATTGCAGAATATCTACCTGAAGATACTGATGGCGGCGAACTTGCTACCGATGGGCGGGTGATGGAAATTCTCAGCGAACATACCCTAGAGGGTTGGCTAGAGGGTTATCTATTAACAGGAAGACATGGATTCTTCTCAACCTATGAATCCTTTGTCCATGTTATTGACTCGATGATCAACCAGCATTGTAAATGGTTGGAAATCAGTAAAGATATTCCTTGGCGATCGCCGATCGCTTCTCTAAATTTGTTAATTACTTCCACAGTTTGGCGGCAGGATCACAATGGCTTTACCCATCAAGACCCCGGTTTCTTGGATGTGGTAGTTAATAAGAGTGCTGAAGTGACGCGCATTTATTTACCACCTGATGTAAATACATTGCTATCGGTTGCCGATCATTGCTTGCGTAGTACCGACTATGTGAATGTAATTGTTTCTGATAAGCAATCCCATTTGCAATTCTTGAGCATGGATGAGGCGATTAAGCATTGCACCAAGGGCTTAGGAATTTGGGACTGGGCAAGTAACGATCAAGGTACGGAACCTGATGTGGTGATGGTGGGCTGTGGTGATGTCCTCACTCAAGAGGCTCTAGCCGCTACGATCTTGCTATGGGAGCATTTCCCTGAGTTGAAGATTCGCTTTATTAATGTGGTGGATCTGTTCAAGTTACAGCCTGATACAGAGCATCCTCATGGCTTAAGCGATCGCGATTTTGATTCGCTTTTCACCACAGACAAGCCGATTATTTTCAACTTCCACGGCTATCCTTGGTTGATTCACCGTCTCGCCTATCGCCGCACTAATCACAAAAACCTCCATGTGCGCGGTTACAAAGAGAAGGGCAATATCAACACGCCTTTGGAGTTGGCGATTAATAATCAAGTTGACCGCTTTAGTCTAGCGATTGATGTGATTGATCGCGTGCCTAAATTGCAAAATATTGGCGCTCATGCGAAGCAGAACTTACTCGATCAGCAAATCGAATGTCGTCAATATGCCTACGAGCATGGTATTGATAAGCCTGAAATTGTAAACTGGCGTTATCCTCATTAA
- a CDS encoding histidine phosphatase family protein — MSLKLYLLRHGETVYSRTGGYCGDLDPDLTENGEKMATAFANAHKAIAWDAVFVSPMKRTIATATPLCQAVNIEMQFRDGLKELRYGKWEGLTNEFVKENYSEDYLRWLTEPAWNPPTGGETAVQLASRASFVIAEIQEMYPSGNVLVVSHKATIRVILCSLLGIDMGRYRDRIDVPAASLSIVQFGALGPMLKVLGDRSFMDANLRSLVGT, encoded by the coding sequence ATGAGCTTAAAATTATATCTACTCCGTCATGGCGAAACTGTCTATAGTCGCACTGGTGGCTATTGTGGCGATCTTGATCCTGATTTAACTGAAAATGGCGAGAAAATGGCAACAGCCTTTGCCAATGCCCATAAAGCGATCGCATGGGATGCCGTGTTTGTTAGCCCAATGAAACGCACGATCGCGACAGCTACACCTCTATGCCAAGCCGTTAACATAGAAATGCAATTTCGTGATGGCTTAAAAGAATTGCGCTATGGCAAATGGGAAGGATTAACTAATGAGTTTGTGAAAGAGAACTATAGCGAAGATTATCTGCGATGGCTAACGGAACCTGCATGGAATCCTCCTACAGGTGGTGAAACCGCTGTCCAACTTGCTAGCCGAGCTTCATTTGTAATTGCCGAAATCCAAGAGATGTATCCATCGGGAAACGTGTTAGTTGTTTCCCATAAGGCGACTATTCGCGTGATTCTCTGTAGTTTATTGGGAATCGATATGGGTCGATATCGCGATCGCATTGATGTTCCTGCTGCCTCACTCAGCATTGTCCAATTTGGCGCACTTGGTCCCATGCTCAAAGTTTTAGGCGATCGCAGTTTTATGGATGCTAACTTGCGATCGCTAGTTGGAACTTAA
- the purL gene encoding phosphoribosylformylglycinamidine synthase subunit PurL produces the protein MTADKQTRKFSPAEIKAEGLTLDEYQMICDRLGREPNKAELGMFGVMWSEHCCYKNSRPLLKQFPTTGDRILVGPGENAGVVKITDDIAISFKIESHNRPSAVEPYQGAATGVGGILRDIFTMGARPVAILNSLRFGELSDPWVRSRVNGIVNGIAGYGNCIGVPTVGGEVYFDKAYNRNPLVNAMAIGIMETKEIVKSGAAGVGNPVVYVGSTTGRDGMKGASFASAELSDKSEQSRPAVQVGDPFLEKSLVEACLEAFKTGAVVAAQDMGAAGLTCSTSEMAAKGGVGVVLDLDKIPARESGMTPYEYLLSESQERMLFVAHKGREAELIEIFERWGLHAVVAGEVLAEPIVRILWHGEVAAEIPATALADNTPIYHRQLADTPDYAKKAWAWDEKTAIASFPEISPNDALLKLLDTPAIASKAWVYRQYDHQVQNNTVIFPGGADAAVIRLRSQGFGAGEVSSTQCQIDSLAGVAATVDCNARYVYLDPYEGAKLAVAEAARNLSCVGSEPLSVTDNLNFGSPEHAIGYWQLHEACRGIADACRELSTPVTGGNVSLYNETIDSEGNAQPIYPTPVIGMVGLVEDVSKVVGQGWQNVGDAIYLLGSDRASLAGSEYLASVIGEVTGRPQPVDFELERKVQFACRQGIAQGLIQAAHDCAEGGLAIAIAESSISGKLTAQIQLSLPEGLNLTQLLFGEGASRIVVSIKESDRSIWEAYLTSQLGNAWQYIGNVSDAACDLEIVVAGEKAISVSLSKITKNFSEAIPKRMGHTL, from the coding sequence ATGACCGCCGACAAGCAAACACGCAAATTTTCCCCAGCCGAAATCAAAGCTGAAGGTTTGACCCTAGACGAATATCAAATGATTTGCGATCGCCTTGGTCGTGAACCCAACAAAGCCGAATTGGGGATGTTTGGCGTGATGTGGTCAGAGCATTGCTGCTACAAAAATTCGCGACCTTTGCTCAAGCAATTTCCCACTACAGGCGATCGCATTTTGGTTGGACCGGGGGAAAATGCGGGCGTAGTCAAGATTACCGATGATATTGCGATTAGTTTTAAGATTGAAAGCCATAACCGTCCTTCGGCAGTCGAACCATACCAAGGCGCAGCGACAGGCGTGGGTGGTATTTTGCGCGATATTTTCACGATGGGAGCGCGTCCTGTTGCCATTTTGAACTCACTGCGCTTTGGCGAACTGTCAGATCCTTGGGTGCGGAGTCGTGTCAATGGCATCGTTAACGGTATCGCAGGCTATGGCAACTGTATTGGCGTTCCCACCGTTGGCGGTGAAGTTTATTTTGATAAGGCTTATAACCGTAATCCGCTTGTGAATGCGATGGCGATCGGGATTATGGAAACTAAGGAAATCGTCAAATCTGGGGCTGCGGGTGTCGGCAATCCTGTGGTTTACGTGGGTTCTACTACTGGACGTGATGGCATGAAAGGCGCAAGTTTCGCCAGTGCCGAGCTTTCTGATAAATCCGAGCAAAGCCGTCCTGCGGTGCAAGTGGGCGATCCCTTTTTAGAAAAGTCCCTAGTGGAAGCTTGTTTGGAAGCCTTCAAAACTGGTGCAGTGGTTGCCGCGCAGGATATGGGCGCAGCAGGTTTGACCTGTTCTACTTCGGAAATGGCAGCTAAAGGTGGCGTAGGTGTGGTTCTAGATTTGGATAAGATTCCTGCCAGAGAATCGGGCATGACTCCCTACGAATATCTACTTTCGGAATCTCAGGAGCGAATGCTATTTGTTGCCCATAAGGGAAGAGAAGCAGAGCTAATTGAGATTTTTGAACGTTGGGGACTTCATGCGGTGGTTGCGGGAGAAGTTCTCGCGGAACCGATTGTCAGAATTCTCTGGCATGGTGAAGTTGCGGCGGAGATCCCTGCGACAGCTTTGGCAGATAATACACCGATCTATCATCGTCAGCTAGCAGATACGCCCGACTATGCCAAGAAAGCTTGGGCGTGGGATGAGAAAACCGCGATCGCCTCTTTCCCAGAAATTAGTCCTAACGATGCTCTACTGAAATTACTTGACACTCCTGCGATCGCTTCTAAAGCATGGGTCTATCGCCAATACGATCATCAAGTTCAAAACAATACAGTGATCTTCCCCGGTGGTGCTGATGCGGCGGTAATTCGTTTACGCAGTCAAGGTTTTGGTGCTGGAGAAGTAAGTTCTACTCAATGCCAAATTGATTCCCTTGCGGGTGTTGCCGCTACCGTCGATTGTAATGCCCGTTATGTCTATCTTGATCCCTATGAAGGCGCAAAACTAGCCGTTGCGGAGGCAGCTAGGAATCTCTCCTGTGTTGGTTCTGAGCCTTTATCCGTTACCGATAATTTAAACTTTGGCAGTCCCGAACATGCGATCGGTTATTGGCAGTTACACGAAGCTTGTCGCGGTATTGCCGATGCTTGCCGCGAATTGTCTACACCTGTGACTGGCGGTAATGTCTCCCTTTATAACGAAACCATCGACTCCGAAGGCAACGCTCAGCCCATTTATCCCACACCTGTGATCGGCATGGTTGGCTTAGTGGAAGATGTCTCCAAAGTCGTCGGACAAGGTTGGCAGAATGTTGGTGATGCCATTTATTTACTCGGTAGCGATCGCGCCAGTCTCGCAGGTTCAGAATATCTCGCCTCAGTTATCGGTGAAGTCACAGGTCGTCCACAACCTGTGGATTTTGAGCTAGAGCGCAAAGTGCAATTTGCCTGTCGCCAAGGCATCGCCCAAGGCTTAATCCAAGCTGCCCATGATTGTGCCGAAGGTGGACTTGCCATCGCGATCGCTGAATCCTCGATTTCTGGCAAACTTACTGCACAGATTCAACTATCTCTGCCTGAAGGGTTAAACCTCACCCAACTTCTCTTTGGTGAAGGTGCAAGTCGGATTGTTGTTTCGATCAAAGAAAGCGATCGCTCTATATGGGAAGCTTATCTCACCAGTCAGCTAGGTAATGCTTGGCAATATATTGGTAATGTAAGCGATGCTGCTTGCGATTTAGAGATTGTTGTTGCAGGAGAAAAAGCGATCTCGGTCTCTCTCTCTAAAATTACGAAAAACTTCAGTGAAGCAATTCCAAAGCGGATGGGACATACTTTGTAA